A single window of Mugil cephalus isolate CIBA_MC_2020 chromosome 1, CIBA_Mcephalus_1.1, whole genome shotgun sequence DNA harbors:
- the cbln4 gene encoding cerebellin-4 — MVNSVILMLGWTVISEVVMAQNDTEPIVLEGKCLVVCDSNPTTDWKASSSPLGISVRAANSKVAFSAVRNNNHEPSEMSNKTRIIYFDKVLVNIGNYFTFDSVFLSPRKGVYSFSFHVIKVYQSQTIQVNLMLNGKPVISAFAGDKDVTREAATNGVLLFLEKEDKVYLKLEKGNLVGGWQYSTFSGFLVFPL, encoded by the exons ATGGTGAACTCGGTCATACTGATGCTCGGCTGGACTGTGATCTCCGAAGTCGTGATGGCGCAGAATGACACGGAGCCGATCGTCCTGGAGGGAAAATGCCTCGTGGTCTGCGACTCCAATCCGACCACGGACTGGAAGGCTTCATCCTCTCCGCTCGGCATCTCGGTGCGCGCCGCCAACTCCAAGGTGGCTTTCTCTGCAGTCCGGAACAACAACCACGAGCCGTCGGAGATgagcaacaaaacaagaataatCTACTTCGACAAG GTTCTTGTGAATATAGGAAACTACTTCACATTCGATTCAGTGTTCCTGTCTCCAAGAAAAGGAGTCTACAGTTTCAGTTTCCATGTGATTAAAGTGTACCAGAGTCAAACCATACAG gtgaacttgatgttgaaCGGGAAGCCAGTCATCTCTGCCTTTGCGGGTGACAAAGATGTAACTCGTGAGGCAGCAACCAACGGAGTTCTGCTCTTTCTCGAAAAAGAGGACAAGGTCTACCTAAAGCTGGAGAAAGGAAACCTCGTTGGTGGATGGCAATACTCTACATTTTCTGgctttcttgtttttcccctgtaa